The genomic window TCAACGCAAGTTTGAAGAGCGTTTTTGTCAGGGTTACTGGCGAGATCAAGGTGGACAGCGACGCTGGCTTTCACGTGGTGCGAGTGATCTCGATGCTCTAGGGAAGCTCACACGGCCATTGGTTCTGCATCGACGCAAGCAGACTTTGCTTGGCTTGCCCCCAAAACGTCGTCAAGAGCATCGGGTTGTTCTTACAGAGTCAGAGTCTCGTGGTTTTGACCATCGTCTCGCTCTTGTCACTGACAACTATCGCCATCGTGTTCAGCAGGGTTTGGTGCGTTCAGATGCGGAATCGCTGGCGGTGCTTACGGCTTTGCGTCAGATTGCAGCGGAGTTCAAGCTGCCAGCAGTGGAGACTGTTGTGGCAGCACTTCTTGCTGAGGGGCAAGCCGTTGTCCTTTTCAGCAGTTTTGTTGGTCCTTTGCTGCTTTTGCAGCAACGCTTAGGGGGTGAGTTGTTAACTGGGCGTCAGCGTCCAGGCCAGCGTCAAGAAGCTGTGAATCGTTTTCAATCAGGGATGAGTTCCCTTTTGTTGGCAACCTATGCAGTAGGCGGGCTTGGTTACACCTTGCATCGCGCTAGGCATGTGGTTTTGCTTGAACGTCACTGGACACCTGGTGATGTGGATCAGGCTGAGGATCGTTGCCATCGATTGGGGATGGATGGTGGACTCACGAGTCACTGGTTCCAACTGGGTTTTGCAGATCAGCTGGTGGATTCTCTGATAGCAAGTAAGGCCGAGCGGATTGAGGTATTGCTTGGTTCTCGTCGTGTTGGACTCAAGCGTCAGCCTTTGCCAGTCATGTTGAGATGTTGCATGCAGGAGTCTTTACGCACGGTTAGTTCGTGACGCACCATCGGATCAGCTGACGTGCCTTGTTGATTCAGAAGCTTTAGGCCTTTGGAGACATCTTGACAAGCCAAATTGGTTTGGCCAAGCAGGGTGTAGATCAGTGACCGGTCGTTGAGTGGTTCAGGGTCGTTTTGATGTTGGTTCACTACGCTATTGCAGCGCAGTAGGGCTTGGTCGAGTCCTTTGAGGTCAAGATTTTCCAAGCAAGCTTGGGACGAGATATTCGATTCAGCAGATGGATTGGTTGGTGCTGAGCGACTGTTGCAGCTAAGACCGGAAAGCAGCAATCCGCTCAGACATAGTTTGGCAAGGAAGCGAGGGAATTTAATAGCTGTAGTGCTGCTCATGATCTGTACTTGAAGGAGTGGTGGTGTTGGTATTACCAGAGCTATAGGAGTCGATGACAGTCTCATCACCACTTACTTGATCAGCTCCAGATGAAGAGCCTTTGTTACCTCCGTAGAGATCACCAAGGTATTGACCGCAGTTTGGATAATTGCTGGGTTCATTGACCACTGCTTCAGTAATTAATACGGCAGCATGCTTTGGTGAGGTCTTGAAAAGGCTATTTCCCTGGCGTTTGATTAGGGCATAAGAGGCAGTCCAGCTCACCTCATGGTTATTGCCATTACTACGCATGAAGCAGTAGATCTGGGCTCCTTTGCTTGCGGCATCAGTTGTTGCTGACTGGGCAGCTGTGGCAGAAAGACTGATTCCCACAAGGCCTAGCAGTGTGAGTGAAAGGGCAACTCGATTTCGATTTCGATTCATCGCTTGCAAGTCAACACAGTATTGATCAACTTATCGATTGAAACTGTCCTGTCCAGGTTTAATCAGGAATCAATGAGTCCTAATGGGGCCAATAGCTTCACCAGAAGCGGTAGTACCAAAAGTACGGTGATTAATCTCACAGCATGCAGGGTGGCGACTGCAGCACCGACGCCGAATTCCGCACCTACCAGACTCATGCCACTGATGCCTCCTGGGGCAGCGCCGAGGAGAGAAACCACAGGGTCAATACCTAGTAATCGACTGCTCCAAAGACCGATCACTATCCCAGTAAGTACAAGGGTCAGAGTGATCAGTAGGGCTGGTTTCCAGAGGTTTTGCAGCTCCCCTAGGGAGCTTTTGGTCAGGCCGGTACCGATCACCGTGCCGATGGCGATTTCAATTGCGGTGCGTGTTCCTGAGGGCCATTCAGCAACATCAAGGCGACCGGTCATGCTCACGAGCCCTGCACCTAAAAGAGCACCTGCAAGGGGTGCTGCTGGAATGCCAGTGCGCAATGTCAGCAGACCCAATGCTGTTCCTGCCATGAGATAAATCAGTAACGTTGCCAGAGAAGGCATGGGATCGATTTGAAACAGTACAGATACTTTGAGCGCAAATGATTCTCCTCACCATCTGCCTAATGACTTGAGCCTTTATTCCTCATGTGTTGTCATCGGGACAAAGTATTTGTTTGTGGCTATGTCCTCGTCAGTTTCTTTTCGAATTACTCGTACTGCAGAAGACCTGGTTCAGACGATCACTGCTTTATCGCAGAGGCTCGTTAAATTGGAGCAGCGTCAGGAGGCTTTGGAGTTTCAGTTGAGACAGCAGAGCGAACCTCAGAGGATTCCCGCAGAGGAAATGGAGATGCTCGATGGGGTTGAGCAGCTTTTAAAAGAGTGCCAGGAACTTCTTGATAGTTCTGATCAAGCTGAGGATCAAGCCCGAGAAGAACCTCAGTCTTGGTCAGGGGAACCAGACACTCTTGCGGCATGAGGGTGGCATCGGGTGCACAATAAAAAGAAAGGCATCCATGGCTTTAACCATTTCTGCCTCTGGCAAAGCTGGGGTTACCAGCTCAGTATTTTCACCGTTAGTGAGATCTTCTATCAGACTTCAGGCCTTCCATGAGGGGGGGCATCAGCTCGAGAAGCTTGAATTTGCATTGGCTGTTGCCGCAACTCGTGGTGACCAGACTCGTGCGTCAGTCTTAAGAGCTCAGATCGAAACTATGGGAGGCAACATTGAGGAGCCAGGAACCTGATTTAGCCCCCTTATATTTTTTATACATATCAATTGGCTGATTTGGGCAACAACATTTGCTGTTTTGATGCTCGATATTGCTTGTACTAGACAATTCGCGTTAAACTTTCAATCAAGGGGTTCAGCTCAGCAGTCTTGACGTCTACTTTTTTGAGAACAACAGCGGGCACGAATTCCGCTTCTATTCAACGCGAGGTTTACTTGAAGGCCGCGAGTGGTTTTTTTGACCGAGCTTCTGCACAGGCTGAAGCGGGAGATTTTCAGGCTGCTGGCAGTTTGATTCTTAAGGCATTAGATCAGGAGCGTCGTGCAGGAGTGGTTGGCCCACAAGTTCTTCAATTAATCAAGCCCAGATCCTGAATTTGCATTGAATAATGCTTTGAAGCCTATTCTCAATTAGGCAGGCTTTTTGGTTTGTTAAATATGAATGAGTATTCTATGAACCTTGATTAATCCTTTGATAAGCGGGTGACCGGATTCGAACCGGCGACGTTCAGCTTGGGAAGCTGACATTCTACCACTGAATTACACCCGCATTTGATCAGTTTAGATCAGCTTTAGTTCGTTTTGTTGGCGAGCACTGTTATCTCAGAATTGCTGCTGCTGCTGCCAGGCCATCTCCCATGTTGCCTTTATGCAAGCCAAGAGATTGCAAGGTGGATTCGATGGCAGCTATGGCAGTGAGGATATCTCTATCACATACGAATCCAAGATGGCCGATACGGAAGACCTTCCCTTTTAGATGATCCTGTCCACCTGCTAGCAGGATGTCGAATTTCTCTTTGACAGTTTTGCGCAGTTGCTCTGCATCAATTCCCTCAGGTGCGACTGCGGTGATCGCTGGGCTGCCGTGTCCTTCAGCTGCATACAGTGGCAGGCAGATGGCCTTCATGCCGGCCTGAGCGGCTGCGCGATGGCGAGCATGACGTTCAAAGATGGCTTCCAGTCCTTCTGACTGCATCATTCCCAGCGCAGATTCCAGTGCGAAGTAGAGATTCACAGCAGGGGTGAATGGATTGCTGTCTTGAGCGGCAGTTTTTCGGTATGGCCCCAGATCGAGATAAAACTTCGGTAGATCCGATTGTTGATGCGCTTGCCAGGCTCGTTCACTCATGGCCACGAAGCTGAGACCTGGAGGCATCATGTATCCCTTTTGGGAACCGGAGGCAACCACATCTAGACCCCAAGAATCCATGGGGACATTGCAGGCCCCAAGGCTTGTAACGCAATCAGCGATGGCTAGTGCTTTGCCATGAGTGCGGACATATTTGCTGATGGTTTCAAGGTCGTTAATGACCCCGGTTGAGGTTTCCGAGTGGGTGAGAATTACGGCTTTTATTGTTTTGCCATTATCTGCTTCCAGTGCTTTTTTGAAGGCTTCTGGGTCTAACGGTTGTCCCCAGTCTGCTTTTATCACTTGTACGTCCAGGCCGTAAGCCTTAGCCAGCTTTACCCAGCGCTGTCCAAACTTGCCGTTGTCGCCGCAGAGGACCTTGTCGCCGTAGCTGAGGGTATTGATGATTCCTGCTTCCATCGCAGCGGTACCGCTTCCAGTGATAACTAGAACATCTGCTTTGGTCTGATGCAGCCAGCGCAGCTGCTCGGTGGTATGTCTAACGACGGCTTGAAACTCTCCACTGCGATGGCCGATGGGGTGGCGACCCATGGCTTTGAGTACTGTTTCGGGAACCGGTGTAGGACCCGGGATCATCAGGGTGAGTTTGTCCTGCACGGCCTAAGGCTTAGTAATGAACCATCCTCAAAAATACCTAAGCAAGGGTTTTTTATCGATCACGCCGATGCTGATTCAAGGGGGTTGACGCTCCCGGTTTGGGTCGCGGCTGCGGCCCGAGCTGCTACTGAAGCTTTGCTTGGCAGGCCTTTCAGTGCTTCTCAGTTGCTTGAATTGCCTGATCGCGACGAACCTTTGGCTGTTTCAGTCACCTCGGCAGCGGTTTTGGCTGGAGGTGAACAGGCTTTGGCAATCAGCCATTGCGATCCAGGTTCAGGTCTGGATCTCACAAGAGGTTTGGAGATTTGGGTGTGTGTTCAGTGGCAGGAGTTGGTTGATGATGAGTTGAATGTTCATTCAGAAGCCTGGCTGAATCTCTTGGCAGGCAAGGGTGTTGGCACGCTGGGGTCCGGTGGAGAGGCGTGTGTGTCTCGATTTGCACGCGAGCTTTTGAGTCGTAATTTGTACCCCCTGGTGCCTTCGGGTCGAGGGTTGCAGTTGGAAGTTGTGTTGCCTAGGGGTAGAGATTTGGCAGCACGTACCAGTAATGCAGCTTTTGGGGTTGTGGATGGCTTGGCCTTGATTGGTACCCAGGCGGATGTGCAGGTCAGCGCCTCTCCTGATCAGTTGCAGCAGACCATTGAGCAACTACGTCGGCAAAGTGCCGCTTCAGATTTTTGTGGAGCAATGACTTTGGTGATTGGTGAGAATGGTCTTGATCTAGCTCGACAGTTGGGGTTGGCTGCCCAGCCGCTCCTCAAGATTGGCAATTGGTTGGGGCCTGTCATCGTGGCCGCGGCAGAGGCTGGGGTGGAGCAATTGTTGTTGTTGGGGTATCACGGCAAGTTGGTGAAGTTGGCAGGGGGGATTTTTCATACTCATCACCATCTGGCAGATGGTCGTTTGGAGGTGCTTGCGGCCATGGCTGTGCGAGAAGGATTGCCGTTGGATCTGATCCGGCAACTTGGCCAGGCTGATTCCATGGAGGCAGCATTGAAGATGCTGGAAGCTCAAGACCCAGAGCTGGTACGCAAGCTTTGGTATCGGCTGGCGGTAACAGTGGAGCATCGCAGTGCTGCCTACCTTGCCCGTTATGGCTCATGGTCGATAGCTATTGGGGCAGCTCTTTTCGATCGTCAGCGACGGTTGCGCTGGGCTGGTCCCCAAGGGTCTCAACAGTTGGCTGTCTTGGGAGTGACCCCTGAGGATTCACCGATAAGCCTTTCTCTACCCTGAACGTTCTGTTGGTTGACTCCAGAGGAGCTTTTTCGCTGATATGTCCAATTCCCAGTCTGAAGGTAAGCGCCAGCCGGCAATCGTCATTCTCGATTTTGGCTCTCAGTATTCAGAGCTGATTGCCCGTCGGGTGCGAGAAACAGAGGTCTACTCATTGGTAATGAGCTATTGCACCTCAGCGGATGAGCTTCGCCAGCTTGCCCCGAAGGGCATCATTTTGAGTGGCGGACCTAGCTCTGTGTATGCCGAGAGAGCGCCGCTTTGTGATCCGAACATTTGGGATTTGGGTATTCCTGTGCTTGGTGTCTGTTACGGCATGCAGTTAATGGTGCAGCAGCTGGGTGGTCGGGTGGAGGCTGCTATTGGCAAGGCTGAATACGGTAAGGCTCCCTTGCAGGTCGAGGACCCTAGGGACCTTCTCACCAATGTTGAAAGTGGCTCCACGATGTGGATGAGCCATGGTGATGTGGTGAGGGATTTGCCTGAGGGGTTTGTGCGGCTTGCTCACACAGCCAATACTCCTGATGCGGCGGTTGCTGATCACAATCGTCAGTTTTATG from Prochlorococcus marinus str. MIT 9313 includes these protein-coding regions:
- a CDS encoding DUF6554 family protein, encoding MNRNRNRVALSLTLLGLVGISLSATAAQSATTDAASKGAQIYCFMRSNGNNHEVSWTASYALIKRQGNSLFKTSPKHAAVLITEAVVNEPSNYPNCGQYLGDLYGGNKGSSSGADQVSGDETVIDSYSSGNTNTTTPSSTDHEQHYSY
- a CDS encoding chemotaxis protein yields the protein MSSSVSFRITRTAEDLVQTITALSQRLVKLEQRQEALEFQLRQQSEPQRIPAEEMEMLDGVEQLLKECQELLDSSDQAEDQAREEPQSWSGEPDTLAA
- a CDS encoding pyridoxal-phosphate-dependent aminotransferase family protein, with product MQDKLTLMIPGPTPVPETVLKAMGRHPIGHRSGEFQAVVRHTTEQLRWLHQTKADVLVITGSGTAAMEAGIINTLSYGDKVLCGDNGKFGQRWVKLAKAYGLDVQVIKADWGQPLDPEAFKKALEADNGKTIKAVILTHSETSTGVINDLETISKYVRTHGKALAIADCVTSLGACNVPMDSWGLDVVASGSQKGYMMPPGLSFVAMSERAWQAHQQSDLPKFYLDLGPYRKTAAQDSNPFTPAVNLYFALESALGMMQSEGLEAIFERHARHRAAAQAGMKAICLPLYAAEGHGSPAITAVAPEGIDAEQLRKTVKEKFDILLAGGQDHLKGKVFRIGHLGFVCDRDILTAIAAIESTLQSLGLHKGNMGDGLAAAAAILR
- the cbiD gene encoding cobalt-precorrin-5B (C(1))-methyltransferase CbiD produces the protein MTLPVWVAAAARAATEALLGRPFSASQLLELPDRDEPLAVSVTSAAVLAGGEQALAISHCDPGSGLDLTRGLEIWVCVQWQELVDDELNVHSEAWLNLLAGKGVGTLGSGGEACVSRFARELLSRNLYPLVPSGRGLQLEVVLPRGRDLAARTSNAAFGVVDGLALIGTQADVQVSASPDQLQQTIEQLRRQSAASDFCGAMTLVIGENGLDLARQLGLAAQPLLKIGNWLGPVIVAAAEAGVEQLLLLGYHGKLVKLAGGIFHTHHHLADGRLEVLAAMAVREGLPLDLIRQLGQADSMEAALKMLEAQDPELVRKLWYRLAVTVEHRSAAYLARYGSWSIAIGAALFDRQRRLRWAGPQGSQQLAVLGVTPEDSPISLSLP
- a CDS encoding DEAD/DEAH box helicase, producing the protein MKFTPKSSSSCYLGLTAAGLVKVTFPFDAVTQAQLRKVRPRGIWRGTRQGWEFPLVAAQHLQRQFGSRFLVQDDLAQWLSWFEQPLPPMPPHRDLVSYADLEVVLTDGRRPLPHQCSGARWLLARRGAVLADEMGLGKTLTSLLAARAMVRCADVRVMVVAPVGLHDHWRIEAASLDLPVCIHSWARLPRELPAAGTLLLVDEAHFGQSIKSRRTQALLRLARHPRLRAIWLLTGTPMKNGRPDQLYPLLAAIDHPLARDQRKFEERFCQGYWRDQGGQRRWLSRGASDLDALGKLTRPLVLHRRKQTLLGLPPKRRQEHRVVLTESESRGFDHRLALVTDNYRHRVQQGLVRSDAESLAVLTALRQIAAEFKLPAVETVVAALLAEGQAVVLFSSFVGPLLLLQQRLGGELLTGRQRPGQRQEAVNRFQSGMSSLLLATYAVGGLGYTLHRARHVVLLERHWTPGDVDQAEDRCHRLGMDGGLTSHWFQLGFADQLVDSLIASKAERIEVLLGSRRVGLKRQPLPVMLRCCMQESLRTVSS
- a CDS encoding AbrB family transcriptional regulator translates to MPSLATLLIYLMAGTALGLLTLRTGIPAAPLAGALLGAGLVSMTGRLDVAEWPSGTRTAIEIAIGTVIGTGLTKSSLGELQNLWKPALLITLTLVLTGIVIGLWSSRLLGIDPVVSLLGAAPGGISGMSLVGAEFGVGAAVATLHAVRLITVLLVLPLLVKLLAPLGLIDS